Genomic segment of Methanolobus mangrovi:
TAGTCGATCTGAAAAGTAGCTGTATGTCTTTTAATTGTGCTTCGATAAAAGAAAGCATCCCACGTAATGATTGCATATCTTCAAGCAGATTATCTTTGTTTAATTTTGAATGCATTGCAGTTTTGATAAGTGAATCAATTTGCATCATACATCTTTCCATTATAGCCATGATGTCGTGAGATGCTGTTTCAACTGAGAGGCCTACACCTGCAAGATCTTCTGTAGTTTCTGCTCTCCTTTTAAGATAATCTCTTTCAGTGTGGTATAATTTCTCAGCTTTTATAGCTAAATCATGCACTTTTTTATTGTCTTTGGTAGCCTTTTTAAGCTCATAAAACTCTTTGTCCACCTGTGCATTTTTTAATATATCTTGTGCATTTTTTTGTTCATTTTTATCTTTCAATTCAAGACGATATCTTGCATACGGCCCTTTTCGAATATAAACTAAAATCGTTTGCAGCAAAACAATGAGATCCTCTGTAGCATCTCCTTCCTCAATCAAACCCTCACGATTTGTCTTATCTTTGAGATTTGGGTTGTCTTTTTGAGTAATGTTTACGTATCCGAATATTTGGTCATTGCTAAGGTAACCGCCTGCGCTTTTCGTACCACGTAAAATATCAATACGCAACCAATCATCTTCAGCCTCCCCATATGGGTATACTCTGATTCCATCACGATATAGATAGACTCTATGTTGCTTCAAAATTTTCTTTTGTTTATCTCCAAGTTCATATCTTTTATCAGCATCTTTGTTTAAGTCGAAAATATAAAAACCAAACCTGAATGGGCCACATTCAATTTCCCTTTCATTTAATACTTTTGCAGCATTACCAAAGCGACTTTTAAAAACAGAACTAGATATTGAAGGATCAAAAAGACTTAACTCATGTTTGACTCCATTAATAGTAAAACTAAAACATTTCTTTTTATCATCGAAAAAACCGTTTTCAATATTCAACACGCAATTATTTTCGATAAGTGCTTTTAATTCATCCTTGTAATCTGCATCATATGTAAGATGTCTAGCATCCGCATGCATCTTGACTTCAAATTCTTTTTCTTTAATTTTAAGTCCAGAATCAATATCCATCTCAGAAAAAATAGGTTCTAAACGAGTGATGTCTCTATAAACTTCTTCTGTCTTCTTAGTTGACCATTTCCCTTTAAGATCAGAAATTTCAATAATGGTTCCATGAGAGAGTCGAGTTATTTGGTCATTTCCAAATGAAATACTTTTTTCGACTATCTGTTTAGGGGCACGACTCTCTACAGTGATAGATATCTCATCTAAGAATATGTCTTTATGATTTCCATTTTCGGACAAAAATTCGTCATCATATATTGAAAAATCATAATTTATGACATGCTCTTCATCTTCGTCTTTTGCCCTTGTGATTATTTTTATTTTCCGGCCTAATTTCAGTATAGCAAAACGTCCTATTCCTTTTTCTCCCTGAATAACGCGTCCACGACTTGTTTTTTCATTTTCGGCCTTTCTTCTTTTTTTATCGGGGGTTGCCGGATTAAGCCAATGCTTTGTTATTGTACCCAAAGTCATTCCTTCTCCTGCATCCTCAATTATTATTTTTGATTCCAATTCAGGAGTATTTTTTAGGTTTTCATCAAAACCATTAAAGGATACTTTCACCCAGGGAGAATCAGCATCATATGCATTCTTGATAAGTTCAACAAGTGCTATGCGTTCGTTTTTAATTAACTGATCACCCAACATTGTTAAAAGACGCGCATATGGGCGTATTGGGTATTGTTCTTTATTGGTCATAATTTCCTCCCGATAAGGATGTATTCTTCACTGTATATCTTCCGACCACTTTTGTCTGTTGTGAAACGACCCTGTTCGTCTCGATAAGGTGTCAATATCTTGTTACTAATTTTCCTTTTTGTTATTGTAATTTCATTGAAACCACTATCTTTTAGTGACTCCGCAAGATGTTGAGCGTTATGGATTTTAACTCCTTTATATTCAGTGTTGCCTATAATGAAAAGAGCAATTCCACCGCTATTTAGCATAGAATAGCAGGATTTTGCTACTTGTTGCATATCTAAGAAGTACTTGGCAACTGAACGGGCCTTATTTTTATGTTGATCGATTAGTCTGAAAACAACATGTGTACCTGTTTTGTTTAACCTTTTTAGTTCCCTTTCAAAATTGTAAATATGATGAAGACTTCCTATTGATCCTTCCCTTAACTCCCGGAAATCCTCTGCAAAATCGAGCCACAGGCTTGACAGTTGATGTAAGTCTGCGTATTCATAGGATGTAACGTAAGGCGGGCTTGTTATAATCATGTCCACCTTTGGTTTATCAAGTGAGGGATCAAGTAGATTTTTTGTCACAATCTCTGTGGATGCTTTACTTGAAAGATTGCTTTCTTTATTTGCCAGTGCCATGAAAGCATATTGTTCTTTAAAGGCTTGAAGTACATCTGCTGGATTTTTATGAGGGTCAACCTGAGGTTTTATGGATTTAGTGAGCCACTTTGAAGTTGGTTTCAGAATATTAGAAAATGCACATAAGAAAAATAAACGGTATTTGCTATTAGGGGTGGCTTCTTTAATTGCCATTTTCAAACGTAACAGATTTTCATAGTTTGTCTGATTATACCAGTACTTCAGACGTTCGTTTGCAGATTCATACCATGCATCGGCAATATCTATTTGATCATACGAACTAATAATTGAATTATAATAATTTTCAAGTCTTCCAGATTGATATTTATCGCTTTTTGCCCGGGCAATCAACGTCGCAACTGGATTAATATCGCAACCCCAAAAATCAATATCACACCTCTTAGCTTCAAAGGCAACCGTTCCACATCCACAAAATATATCTGCAATTTGTTTCGTTTCCAGAGATTTTTCGTGTGCATATTCAAGGGCTTTAGTGGTGATAAATGCAGGGAATTTTGCAGGGTAAGAATGAATTCTATGCATTTTTAACTCTTTTTCCGTCCCTGTATTCCAGAAAGAATCAATAGGAATAGTATCAAAATCAACTTCATCAAGATTAGTTATTTGAATCATTCAAGTTCTTCCTGGTAAATATATTAAGTGTATTATTGGATTTCGAATGTTAAATGACTTACTAATATATGATACTTGCTAAATACCTTTATTTACATTATGATTTTTATATTTTTCAGTATATTCAGCATTCTTCTTCATGTAATGCAAAGTACCTTTAGATATTTCTCCCACCAGCATCATTTAAAGCAGCTTAAACAACCGAATCCTCAAATGTAGCTATTATCCAAGAGGTTAAATGATAGCAAAATATGGGGAAACGGCTGTAAAAGCAGCTGAAATAGTAGTATCAAACAAAGAAGAGGAAGTATATGATTGTCTCTTATCTTTCGAACTTGATCAATAAGTAATGTGGAATACTTCATGTCCAACATGTCCTATATTTGTAGTGCAGTGAGTAGTTAGGCTTTAAATTGCGTGGTAAAATCCCCCTCTCAGCCTATTCCGAGTTAATAGAATGCGATTTGAGAATCATAGTTACTAATTCAGTGATATCATTCTTTGATTATTACCCACCGAGTAGTACCTTCACCTTTACTTTTGGGCCGGAGTTCGGTGTCCCAATTTCCTTCGCCAAAAGTTGTGTTAAGTATTCTCGCCATATTATTGTAAGCGATTTGAAGCCTTTCTTTTTTTTCGATAATGTCAGGCAAAAGTTGACTTATTATTACTTGAATACCATACCAGGGTTTACCATGATGCTTTATTTCAGATATCGTAATCGTGTCGTTTTTGAACGTTTCAATTACAGAGTTAATGTAAGTTTCGAGAAGATCTACAGTTTCGTCATCTTCCTCAATAACAATCCCATCTTCAGTAGTTGTAGGTACCGAATCCGCTGATGTCTTCACTATTTCTTTTTTGTACGTTGCTTTTCCAAATTTCTCCTTAAGTTCTTGGACAAAATTGCTTACTGAAGACTTATTATAACTCGGATCTCTAACACTATATAGCTCTTCAAAAGACATCACACGGATTGGAAGTGGGTAACTTTTTCCTCCTGCACTACTCCAAAAAACGCCATTTCCAACAATTGGCTCATTTAACAGGGTACTTAGAATATCATCACTAAAATGAGCATTTGCTCTTTTCAGAGCTTGAAGATCACCGGCTGAGATTAAATGAAAGGCAAACCAGTTGTCTCCTTGACTCAATATTTCATTCGATATGCTGCCGGGCTGTTGAGTAATCAACACTGCTCCCAAATCATATTTACGACCTTCTTTGACCCATTCCACATAAGGTCTTGAACTACCAGAATTCCCAAGTACAGATTGAGCTTCTTCCACTACTGCAATTGTAGGGATGGTCTCAGGAGATGCACTTGTAAATTGATCTTGGTTGAACTCGAATATCTTTTGAAGAATGATACCTGAGAGAATTAGCGCTGGTTCACCCCTCAACTGTGATATATCAATTATGCAAAGTTTACCTGATCGAAGACTGAACAAAAGCATATCTAGCATCGAACTTCCAGGATTATGCAACATACGTACTATTGCTGTCATGTTGGCTCGAGCAGCAGCCATTTCTACATTTTGATCTGAGTCCAGGTGCAGTAGAGCTTTTAGCCTCTCACCATCTGCAAGGTTGCCATTTTCATGAACTAAATCAACTAGTTCACTCCAGTTTTGATCGCTAAGACTCTTTAATTTTCTAACGTTCTGTTGTTCTTGTTTATCAGGACTTAAGGCTATAGAAATAACGTCACTTGGTTTCAGTCTACGAATGTCAAGCTTAATATCCGAAGCCACAAATGAATTATAGAACTCACTAGGACCTTTTTTCTTTGTAAAAACAACAAGTTTGTTTTCCAGCTCCGGAACATCACAAAGCCCAGGTCTGTCTTTATCATCTGGCCAGTAATATTCTCCATCAGGATCAAAAACAATTGTACCTACAGGTACTTGCTTTCCACCACGTTTTTCAATAGTAGGAGTTTCTTTATACAAATTGCTGAATAATAGCTTATTAAGATTTGATTTACCAAATCCTGCTCTCGCAAAAATAAAAGATCTTCTAGAAACAAGGTTATTGATTTGGAATCGTGGAATTATAGGTGGATTTTTTATTCTAATCCACGGTTCGTGTTTCAGTCGTTCATCAGTTCCAGCATATACGAACTCTCCAAGTGCAAAAAATCCAATCTCCACACCATCCAAATTATGCCCTGCAATCTCTCTTATAATTTCATCTGAAAGGAAAGCAACCTTACTTCCAACATGTGGTAGTCTTCTATGCGAGGGTGCAAAAACAATAGTTCCATCTTCAACTCTTACAACACCAAGCACACGAATGTCAACACGGTATTTTAGATATTGTTTGCGTAAATCTTCTGGAATTACTCTATCATCAGCAATAGCACGGATACCATAATCTTCTCCAGAACTCGAAGCAAGTCTACCTTCAGATGATATGGATGTTATTCTTCCCAGCACTGCTTCGTTTTCGTGTTCTAGCTGTACCAATAGGAATTGTCCGTGCATAGGAGCACTTTGAAATTCATTTCTATAAGGAAGCATTATTTCTGCATGAAACTCCATGCCGCCTTGGCTGAAGCCTCGAAAAATACCAACTATTTTATCTTTGGGAAACAGTTTCATCCATATCGCCTCATGGAAAGATCAGAACGGAATCTCCAAGAATCAACAATACATTTCTTTTCATTAGGAAGGAGATCTCGAACAGCTTCGAATATATGGTCTTGAAATATCTCTAAATCAAAATCAACTACTTGAGCAAATTCGTGAGCTTTTTGTAAACATCGTGGGTAAAAAGGAACTGGAAAACCATCAATGGCATCGTTGAGAAGATATCCGAATATCTCGGATGCATCATCTTTCTGTTTTGAAAATATATCCACCGCCCATATGGGATCACCGTCCATAGGCCCAAATCTAACAAGGAACATGTCTCCTGCTACAAATTTAGGAGCTTCAACATCTTTTCCTTCGGCTTCTGCTCCCCTGGCATATTCATTCCAAATATAAGCTTTGGCCTCCAGATCACGGGGAATTCTGACAAATCTGGCATCACCTGAAGGAAATACATTATCTATTGCCATTGCCAGTTGGTAACGTGTAATTACTTTACTATGTTTAGCTAAACCAACAAGGAACACACGACGATGGTCTTCTTTATAGATTCTATCCATGGCGTTTTCGACATTTTTTCGCCACTTAATGAACAGCTCACCGGAAAAAATCTTGCTTCTTAGAAGTCCATCTCTTACGATTAGGGTGTCAGTGGCAAAATTCGTATGACAAATCCGTTCATACAATACAGCCCATTCACAAAGGTCTCTATAAGTCATTACCCACCCGGGTGAGACCGAATCAGGATTATCTCGTATGTCACTCCCTTTGGGAATCATGGGGCTTAGTCGATTCAAAAAAGGTGGATCGTTTACACCAAGATCCATCATCATTTTTCCAAGGGCAGTTTTAGGAGTTCCATCTGGATTAAATTGAGCTTTACCTAATTCATCAGTGTCTGTTGAAGGTGATACAGCATCTACACACAATTCTTTCCCATAAGAGTCAGTAACACGAACGAGTTGTACATAAAAAGGATCAAATGAGAGCTGGTTGTTCCCTCCGTCACTTGCAACAAGTGAAACCGCTGTAGTGGTATATGGCTTAATCGTCCGTACTTCGCTTGCAAATGAATGAACTTCTCGTCTTAATGCATCAAGTATCTTTTTGTCCGCCTGAGTTGTTTCATATATTGCTTTTTTTAATTCGGGGAGGGTGTCAATGTCAAACGTCCGTTATCACCTCAAAACGGCATGTAAATCTATTTCCTCAGTGGCAGTGCCTAAATTTTTCTTAAATTGTTCTGACTGACGATATCCATTTGCTGATGTGCCAGCAGATTTGATATTCTTTATTTCCCAACCACATTCGGCCTTCTCTAAAGAATCTTGTAGCAACTCTGATGGATTATAAGGACTGCTTGGTAGAGATCCAAAACGGATGATTAAGTTAGCATTTGGATTACACACATCTGCAACGTTTTTCCACACTTTCGCTAATTCATAACTGAATTTGTTTGTTGTAGAATGGGATAATTGTTCAGATGAAGTATATTCAACTCTCTCTTCTCCACCTAAAAACCAGTTTCTTATCCACTGATCGGGGATATATGTGTTCATGTTATAGTAAGGAGGAGATGTAATTACCCAGTCGAACTCACCCAACGAATAATTTTGTATTTGTTCACGGCTGTCTACTTTCAGAACCCCGCCGTCTACAGAAGGTGGTAATGATGCTAATGAGTAATATGCTCTCCTTTTGACAACATCCAATAAATCTATTTTTTTTGGCAACAGTCCATGCTCTTTCCAGTATTTCACAGAATAGTTTGGCTTTGAGGCATATGTTCTAGGCATTTGATTTGATAGATATGAATCAATTGTTTTATTTCTCGGTCCATGAAGGATACCTAAAGTTAAAGCACGCAATGCAATTGCTGCCTCAGTATCACACTCGTTCAAGAATGTTTCTCTCAGCTTGCATATCTGAATTAAAGTAGAGGGATGATAGCAAAGTTCCCAAAAATCTCCTTCAGGGACATGTTCTGGTTCATCGTTACTTACAAGTATTCTATGGCACAAAGCAACGATTTCTTCAGGGCTTATGTTTGTAAATTTTGCAAGAGCTACGGCCCATGCAATAGGGCTTGCGTCAAGCCCTACAGAGGAAAGTCCTCTCAATCTGGCAGCAAAATTACTTGTTCCTCTTCCACAAAACGGGTCTAAAATCCTATCTCCAAGTTTTGCGTCCTTCAAAACATCAAATGGAAAGTTAAGAGGAAACATTGTATAATAAGGGCAAATCGTATTTAACCTTAAATAGGGATTTGTTTTTTTAGGAAGGTCTTCTAGAGGGAAAGATAAACCATTTTCAGACTGATTGTTTGTTGTCATTTTTTTCCCTCTATGGTTTTTATTATATATATCAGTCGTATGGTATAAATATTTTTATATGTTCTTCCAATTGTTACTATTCTGAATCAAAAAAACGAAATGATTAATGGCTTACACTTTTTCAGTTGTAAAATAGCTTTAGATATTTATGAAAAACAAAAAGTATATTTGAGTATCTAAATATCTGTAAAACCCTGTCAATAAATTATTATAGTAATTTATCTTTATATGTTCACATGTCTGAAAAGAAATTTGCATTCAAGAAAATTACTCCAAAATCATACAATCCAGATGATCCTGAGTCTCTTTTCCGCGATTTAAAAGGCAGAGATCCAAGTATACAAAGTCTCTGGTCTCATCAAGCAGATATTATAAGAGAGTACCACAATAAGTTTATGGGGTCTAAAGATGTTGCTCTCCAACTCCCTACAGGAAGTGGTAAAACTCTTGTTGGCCTTTTAATTGGAGAATATCACAGACTTAAGTATGGTAAAAGAGTATTGTACCTTTGTCCAACTAAACAGTTAGTTCACCAAGTTCATTCTTACGCAAAGACTTATGGTATTAAAGCACATGCTTTCGTAGGAAAACAAACCGAATATCCTACTAAAGAATTTAATGATTATGTGACTTCGGATGCAATTGCAATAAGCACGTACAGTGCTTTATTCAATTTCAATCCGCGGTTCGACAATTCAAACGTAATAATTTGTGATGATGCCCATGGTTCAGAGGGATATATTAGTTCGATGTGGTCACTGAATATAAGTTTTGATCATGACTTATTCACAAAAATTGTAAACCTTTTTGAAGATGAATTGCCGACCGTTTTTGTAAATCAATTGAAAACAAAAAGTAGGTCTCAAATTAATCCAATAATCGAAAAAGTTCCTAATCACATTTTCTTGAATCGTTTAAAGGAATTAAGTGAATTGCTCGATGAAAATATAAGTAATGAAGAAAAAAACTTGTATTATTCTTGGAGAACAATACAAGACAATTTATCTGCATGCAATTTGTTTGTTTCACGTAATGAAGTGCTAATACGTCCTTGGATTCCACCAACACTTTCACATTCTCCATTTAGCAATGCTTCTCAGAGAATTTATATGTCTGCAACCTTAGGAGCAGGAGGGGAATTAGAACGAATAATAGGAATTCCTAAGATTGAAAGATTAAGTATTCCTCATGGTTGGGATAAGCAAGGTTCCGGTAGACGTTTATTTGTCTTCCCTGACTATAATTATTCTTTGAGTGAATATATCGGTTTTCTTGCAAAAATCATACATAAACGTAACAGAACTCTTATTTTATGCCCAAATAAAGATATTGCAGACATAATAAAACAAGCTTTGATAAGAGAGGGTGTGTTGCATGATTTTTATGATTCATATTCTATTGAAGAATCTTTAGATTCTTTTACTTCATCGAATGCAGCAATTCTTTTGCTTACAAATAGATATGATGGAATTGATTTGCCTGGTGATGCATGTCGCCAATTGCTCATGGTTGGATATCCAGGTTTCACAAATTTGCAAGAGGGTTTTTTACTTTCGCGCCTTGAAATGGATTCATTGTTATCAGATCGTGTTATTACCCGTTTCACCCAAGCTACCGGTCGTTGTACAAGAGGATCAACTGATTATTCTCTGGTTATTCCAATTGGAACTGAATTATTTGAGTTTTGTTTAGCAAAAGAAAATAATGAGAAGTTGCACCCTGAGCTACAAGCAGAATTATATTTTGGTCTTGAGCAATGTAAAGATGCAGATTTAGATGACTTAGAGTCAATGGTTGATATTTTTATGGAACAAGGGGACGACTGGAAGGGAGCAGAAGAAAATATATTGTTATACAGGGATCAAACAGTTGTATCAGAAGATCCAAAAACAAAATCTCTAAGTGATGTAGTATCTGAAGAAGTTAATTTTGAATATAATTTGTGGAATAAAAATTATCCTCAGGCCATTGAATATGCACAAAGTATTATAGGATCACTTAATGGTACTCAGTTCGATGGTTATCGTGCCATATGGAATTATTTTGCAGGTTCTGCTGCTTTGCTTCAGTTTAATAGTACAAAAGATAGCCACTGGAGTTCTCTGTCTTTTGACTATTTTGACAGAGCAAAAAGCTGTGCTAACATGATTGGTTGGTTTTCAGAATTGCCTTCTTTTGTAGAAAAAGAGGGAGGTGAACCAGAAAGCGTTGATACTCTGTCTGGGTATGCTCTAGATAATATTCAGGCTTTACTCCATAAGTTAAAACCAACAGGTCCTTTGTTCGAGAAAAAAATGAAAGTTAATCATGAATATATATATGATGATACTCCGTCTGCTTTTGAAGAGGGGCTAACCGCATTGGGTAAATTACTTGGTTTTGAATCTTATCATCCTGGTGGTGACGCAGATCCAGATTCAGTCTGGACATTAAATGATGAGGTAATTATTTTATTTGAAGCTAAAAGTAGTGAGAATTCGGAAGGAGTTATTTCTGTAGATACTTGCAGGCAAAGCCAAGGTCACTATAAGTGGGCAGGTTCATTTCATAGGGATTATGAGACTTATAAGAAGAAGATATGTGTTGTCGTATCAAAGAGGTCTAAACTAGATAAAAATGCTATTGTACATTCAGGAGATTTATATTATATTCATATAGATGAAACAAGACAAATGTTCGAAACAATTTCAGGATTATTACGAAGGATTAGATCTCAATCAGGTACCTACAACAAAGAATCAATTAGAATTAAATTGTTAGAAGAACTTGAATCATCTAAGTTGACTCCTAAAGGGATTATTTCTCTATTTGAGAATCGTCCACTCACTGACCTCGCACATAATCGATGATTAAATCAACCACAGGATGTTCCATGAATATGGTTTTCATCCTGATATATTTATTTATTTGAAAATGTAAGAAATTGATTGAAAAAGCATTACATCTATGATTTTTCTAGGTACAAATTCCACCCTGCCAACCTTCTCTCCATCTTTGAAAGGCAACCCTGATAATTAAGGTGATTTGTGCATAAGTATAGGCATAAATCTACTTACACAAAGCCGCATAATCCACAACTCATATATAAGTACAAACCTATTTTTTATTGTAGGCTTTTAGTCATGTCGCCGGCCTCAACATTAACATTTTCCTAATTAATATAAGTCAATTTGAGAATCATGATCACATTATCCTTGATTAAATATATGTATCATGAGGCATTATGTAGTATTGTGAAAAGGTGAGGCTTTGGACCCCCGTTGCAGGGCTCTTCCTCAGCGTCGATATCTTTTTTTGAAATGATTTTTTTGGTTTTAGCTTAGATGCTGATTTTACGTTTAGTGCTTTGTCTCTCTGTTATTTTGAAGAATAGTGCACGTATTTCCCACTGTGCGTACTTCAAACAGATTGATTTTTTTGGTGATAAGGAGATTGTTAGTGGGGTGAAAGTTTTATGCAGGATTGAAAAGTATTTTATTTATACTGCTATGACATACTTTGGGTAGATGGCGGTAGATTAAGAAGAGATTCAGGTAACGGAGGGTCTTTCGGGTTTTGGAAGTGGGGCACAGCATGTAACCACAATTTCACTTCAGGATATATCGGATGAACTGCAGAAGGAGTCGGAGGATTAGATATGCATATACTTTTCTGTTCTTTAAAATCTATTCTTGTTCGAATAACTGCAAATCGATTTCAGGCAATACATTAAAAATTATTCTCTCAACAAGTTCTTCGCATTTGAGTTCAAATTCATTTTCTATTTCACTACCTATGCCATAAAAATAGTAGCTAAGCTCTCTAAGAGAATCATCAACACCAAGCAATTTATCTTCGATTTCAGGAGAAATATCAATAGGACGTTTGGATAATATAGATGTCAACTGTGTTGAAAATATCTTAAGTTCATTTTTGAATAGATCAAGCTCATATTCAATCCGAAGAGTAGATTGAATAGTTTGTGCAATTTCCGAAAGCTTGTTTTTGAGATTATTCTTATATTCAAGTTTTTCCATCGAAATTGCGTCTTTTCTTTCATCTTTTTTTTGGAGAAAATAAGATATTCTATTGATGGCTACTCCTCCAAAAATTCCACCTATAAATCCGAAGAATGCTGTTGAAAGTGTTTGATAATCAAAAATCATTATTACACACCTAAAAATAAATTTCTAGCATTTAATTGCTCTTTTCTGTTAATTTATTTAATTGAACGGAATAATATCTGATCATAGAAAGACATAACATGATTGAAAGTTCTGCATCTTCTCTAGTAACAGTATATCCATAATGTGGGCCGATATGATGATAGCGCCATATCATCTGGCGTAAATTTTCGATTTTTCCACTTTTTGTTTCTTCTCCTTGTTTTTGGAATGAACCCACATCAACTATGCCAGCGATATCTTTGTTCATTTCAAATTTGTTGCCGGAATATTTTCCTGTTACAATAGTTGCAAGTTCTTCAAGAATCAACCTGCATTTTGATACTACTTCATTATTTCTACCCTCATAGAACAAGGATTGAGAGTCTTGCAATTCTTGAATTATATTGTTTAGTTCATCTAATTGAGGGATATCTGGCCATAGCATTTCAAAAATCTTGTATCGCGTATAACCTAGTTTTGTCGCTAAATTTATCCATTCAATTTGTGATAGTTTGTAGGAGTCAAAGTAAACATTGTGTACAAGTGGAATTTGGTTTTGTTGTTCAATTGCTAAATTTAAGTAAAGGATATTAATAGAACCATTTATGTGTACATCTCCATTTCTTCTAGCTTTATCTATAGTTTCGAAAAGATATGGGGT
This window contains:
- a CDS encoding ATP-binding protein, which encodes MTNKEQYPIRPYARLLTMLGDQLIKNERIALVELIKNAYDADSPWVKVSFNGFDENLKNTPELESKIIIEDAGEGMTLGTITKHWLNPATPDKKRRKAENEKTSRGRVIQGEKGIGRFAILKLGRKIKIITRAKDEDEEHVINYDFSIYDDEFLSENGNHKDIFLDEISITVESRAPKQIVEKSISFGNDQITRLSHGTIIEISDLKGKWSTKKTEEVYRDITRLEPIFSEMDIDSGLKIKEKEFEVKMHADARHLTYDADYKDELKALIENNCVLNIENGFFDDKKKCFSFTINGVKHELSLFDPSISSSVFKSRFGNAAKVLNEREIECGPFRFGFYIFDLNKDADKRYELGDKQKKILKQHRVYLYRDGIRVYPYGEAEDDWLRIDILRGTKSAGGYLSNDQIFGYVNITQKDNPNLKDKTNREGLIEEGDATEDLIVLLQTILVYIRKGPYARYRLELKDKNEQKNAQDILKNAQVDKEFYELKKATKDNKKVHDLAIKAEKLYHTERDYLKRRAETTEDLAGVGLSVETASHDIMAIMERCMMQIDSLIKTAMHSKLNKDNLLEDMQSLRGMLSFIEAQLKDIQLLFRSTKKRRKNIKVKDVIEKVERIYTRLLTKENIEFEINVIGSPLVAKTTDAVLLQLFLNLFDNSVYWLQQVSSTDKKIQITLDGDSGELIFSDNGPGIEHDDIPYIFEPFYSGKGEDGRGLGLYIARQLLERNGFSINLAELNSEKILSGVNFVVSFVGEDK
- a CDS encoding class I SAM-dependent methyltransferase, which encodes MIQITNLDEVDFDTIPIDSFWNTGTEKELKMHRIHSYPAKFPAFITTKALEYAHEKSLETKQIADIFCGCGTVAFEAKRCDIDFWGCDINPVATLIARAKSDKYQSGRLENYYNSIISSYDQIDIADAWYESANERLKYWYNQTNYENLLRLKMAIKEATPNSKYRLFFLCAFSNILKPTSKWLTKSIKPQVDPHKNPADVLQAFKEQYAFMALANKESNLSSKASTEIVTKNLLDPSLDKPKVDMIITSPPYVTSYEYADLHQLSSLWLDFAEDFRELREGSIGSLHHIYNFERELKRLNKTGTHVVFRLIDQHKNKARSVAKYFLDMQQVAKSCYSMLNSGGIALFIIGNTEYKGVKIHNAQHLAESLKDSGFNEITITKRKISNKILTPYRDEQGRFTTDKSGRKIYSEEYILIGRKL
- a CDS encoding ATP-binding protein → MKLFPKDKIVGIFRGFSQGGMEFHAEIMLPYRNEFQSAPMHGQFLLVQLEHENEAVLGRITSISSEGRLASSSGEDYGIRAIADDRVIPEDLRKQYLKYRVDIRVLGVVRVEDGTIVFAPSHRRLPHVGSKVAFLSDEIIREIAGHNLDGVEIGFFALGEFVYAGTDERLKHEPWIRIKNPPIIPRFQINNLVSRRSFIFARAGFGKSNLNKLLFSNLYKETPTIEKRGGKQVPVGTIVFDPDGEYYWPDDKDRPGLCDVPELENKLVVFTKKKGPSEFYNSFVASDIKLDIRRLKPSDVISIALSPDKQEQQNVRKLKSLSDQNWSELVDLVHENGNLADGERLKALLHLDSDQNVEMAAARANMTAIVRMLHNPGSSMLDMLLFSLRSGKLCIIDISQLRGEPALILSGIILQKIFEFNQDQFTSASPETIPTIAVVEEAQSVLGNSGSSRPYVEWVKEGRKYDLGAVLITQQPGSISNEILSQGDNWFAFHLISAGDLQALKRANAHFSDDILSTLLNEPIVGNGVFWSSAGGKSYPLPIRVMSFEELYSVRDPSYNKSSVSNFVQELKEKFGKATYKKEIVKTSADSVPTTTEDGIVIEEDDETVDLLETYINSVIETFKNDTITISEIKHHGKPWYGIQVIISQLLPDIIEKKERLQIAYNNMARILNTTFGEGNWDTELRPKSKGEGTTRWVIIKE
- a CDS encoding TRM11 family methyltransferase, with amino-acid sequence MTTNNQSENGLSFPLEDLPKKTNPYLRLNTICPYYTMFPLNFPFDVLKDAKLGDRILDPFCGRGTSNFAARLRGLSSVGLDASPIAWAVALAKFTNISPEEIVALCHRILVSNDEPEHVPEGDFWELCYHPSTLIQICKLRETFLNECDTEAAIALRALTLGILHGPRNKTIDSYLSNQMPRTYASKPNYSVKYWKEHGLLPKKIDLLDVVKRRAYYSLASLPPSVDGGVLKVDSREQIQNYSLGEFDWVITSPPYYNMNTYIPDQWIRNWFLGGEERVEYTSSEQLSHSTTNKFSYELAKVWKNVADVCNPNANLIIRFGSLPSSPYNPSELLQDSLEKAECGWEIKNIKSAGTSANGYRQSEQFKKNLGTATEEIDLHAVLR